The Zygotorulaspora mrakii chromosome 6, complete sequence genome includes the window agattttcaaaatagaGATTGGTATCGAGACACAAAATACAACTAAGAAGCAGTGCGGGACAGTATGAAATGCCAGTTCCCGGTGCCGGCTGGATGAAATGAGACCAGAGGAGGCCcaacagaatatcaatcgattCTGGGAGGTTGTCGGCTCATACTACgtcgcgagacgtttactATCGCGGAATCTGTCTACAATGGAATGTATGGCacggaagaagaaagaacagCAGGAATTCAGAGCTGATGGCAGGGAAAACTCTTCcctcgtcgtcctctctcATGGTCCAGCAGGTGCAAAACGTCAGTATTCATGCCTGACGTCTTTTCCAGACATCCAATCTCGTTGCATTCAGTTTCTGTCTCGCTCTATGACATACGAAACCAAGGACGTATGTATCTGTATGTATCTGTACGTATCTGTACGTATCTCTATCGAACATCGCAATACTACCATTGCCCGTTTGTATCGCTAACTCCGAAGCTAACCCTTCGCTATCCATCGCAACATTGTGCTGCCCGCGAAGGACCGTGCCAAACTGGCTCACTATGCGCTGCCGAGGAGGACGCTGTCCGGAGTGCCCGGAGTGTCCGGTCAGTTTCACGCCTCTACACGCCCCGCTTTCCGCTCACATGTGCACCCACAGCCATCGTTTCCCCCAACAAAATTCACGTGGAGGGTTGGCCGAGTGGTCTAAGGCGGCAGACTTAAGATCTGTTGGACGGTTGTCCGCGCGAGTTCGAACCTCGCATccttcattattttttacGGCGGCTACCGCACCACGTGCTCCCCAACCCTCTTGTCCTCCGCAGCCTGCAGCACTGCAAGCGGCCGGATCGAGCCGTAATTCACGGCGTCCAGAATACAAGCTGACCCCTCCCGTCTCACGATGAGCGAGCGACAACATGCCTGACTCTAGAAGACCTTCTTAACCCAAACGTCACTGCTCTACACAACCTTGCGCAGTCAGAGCGTCTCGGGTTCTAGAAGCCCACGACCTGATGTCCCCTTCTTTTGAGAGAAGAAGCACGCCTGCAGAGACGCCTCAATGCATCGAACCCACTCTGGAAGCATAACCGGCGCGGAGAAGCACACGCCCGAGGAACCCTAGAAACGTGCGCCAGCAATCTCTTGGCAGACCGCCCGTCGCCCGTTTCCACGGCTTTCACGCCCTGTTGCCCTGCCCTGTAACCACAACACCAGGTACGTACTTGGTCAGTACCAACAGGGTATCGGTGGCACAAGTAGACGCGTCGAACGGCATGACGCGTTGGCACATCGCTGCATACGAGATGGTCTGCGATCGCTGTCCACGGAGGGTTACCCGACTGGCCAAGCGATCGGTGATATTCCGATTGTTCgtttcttgtttttgtttGCCTTCGTTCCAGCCCTCGCCGATTCCTAAAAAAAGCCGTCAGGTACCATTTTTGGCGTGGCTGGCCGCGACTTCCGGCCTTTCTCTGTGCGTCACAAAGTTTTCTTACAGTTCCTGGTTTATGCACTCTGGCTGAAAAGTTGCAAACAGTCAAGAATTATCGCCTGGCTGCAGCTCGAAAGCTGATCACAGACCGGTTTCTAATCGTCGCATTGATGCGTTGCTAGCTTGTTCGTCTACTCTCGATAGGTTTGGGATCACGAGGATCGTCAGGACAGCTGGGGTAGCAAGAAGACCAAGGAACTCAGTGTACTCGAGAACTCACATCGTTAGGATACGTGCAAGAGTGTCGAGTGTCCGGAGATTGGATTGTAGCCCTCTGTTTGTGGTCCAGTTTTTCCAGGCTACGTTATTCGTACTTGCAGAGGAAACAGAGATAGATACAGGCAGTACGCACGGAAGTGTTACAGTGGTAGTAGTAGTTGCAGCACTGCGAGACAAACAGTTGTTCGCTATAGAAAGAGTGCATGGTAGCTTAGCAAGAACGGCGATACTCTAGATGATGCTCAACAAGGAAGCGACCGATGCCGGGACGGGTGGCGGTACGCCCAGAGGGGCCACAGACACCAGCGGGTTGAATCTCAACATATACTCCTCGACACAGGTGAGAAGGCCGATGCTGTTTTCGATGAAAACAGCACCGGCCTTCCAGATGGCGGGCGCAAGCGGGAAGGAGACGGTGGACATTAAGAAATGCAAGGACTGTGATGTGCCGGCTTTACAGATTTGTGAGAGGGTGGACGATCTGATTGTGGGGGCATGCAACAGCATGATAATCATATTCGACTTGACGACCACGGGCTCGTTGGTTTCTTCGGGCGCGGTCACGCCGAATGGGAGCGAAGCTGGCAGCGAGAACAGCAGCAGCGGCGGTGGAAACGGAAGTGCCAGTGGGAACGCGAGTGCGAATGGCAAGGGGAGTGGTCCCTGTCACAATGCAAAGGATATCTACAGGATTCATCTTTCATTGCCCAGCACTTTGGTCAAGAGACCCAAATTCCATTTTGAGAAGATACTCCATACAGTGATAGATGACTCCAAAAGGCTGAAATTGCTTAATTTGATCGACAATTGTAACAggtttttgttctttgacGGCACGAGTACGCTGTCCACATGTTCGCTGACGACGTTTTGGCTGATCAAGAAATTCAATGCCTTTCTACATGACAAACTGGGCaaatcaaatattgaacTGTTCATCTTGGAGAAAATGGACACACCGTTCAGTTCATTGCagacaacaacaacagccAATGCTGACACCACCGTAAAGACGATGTCGGCGGCGGCAACTGCAACTGCATTTTCGTCAATTGGCCAGTCCAGTGACTTTTTAAGttctgataaaaaaacttttcaagGTAAGATGAACCTAACAGTCAAAGTTTTACCGAGATCAAATGAGAAAATGTTTATTCAATCAATTAAAAAGGACACTGTCCATTATTCACCGACGTCTTTaagaaaattcttcaaatttaaaattCCTGAAAATTTGTCACAAAATGATCCTATATTACCAAATTGGCTGAAACAATTCGCTGAtaaagataaaaatgatgtaCTTTTGCAGAAAttattatcaaattttgagtttttgGAGTCTCTAGAACTTGAAAGATTAGAGAGAGGTCTTACAGTAGAACAACAACGACAGCAGCAGCATGAACAGCAtgaacaacaacaacaacagcagcagcagcagcaacgTGCTTTACAAAAATCGAAAtcatatcaaaaaatttattcGTTGtcaaatttacaaaaagagtttagaaagcaaaaaaaattcaattataATGACAAGTGTAaatattcatcatcatcatgtCCAACTTCACCTCGTCACGAAGTATTAGATTTGAAACTTTCAATACCGAAGGACTCAAAAAGCACTAGCATTAGCACAAACAATTTGCAGGTTCCACCCACGTTTGCGGTATATCCATCAACGAATGACGTTAATACAAACTCACCAGCATCTTCACCTCATCCTGACACAGATAGCGATTCTTTACTAACTCCAATGAATAATTATGAAATGTCAGAGGGTATCAAATCATTTTCTAAAAATAGATACTCTAATATTTTACCCTATGAACATTCAAGGGTTAAATTGCAGCCTTCACCACTTTGTGGGCCACCAAACATTAATAATATTTCATATTCATCTTCAGTAAGTGACAACTCTTCAGGCAAAAGTATAAATAATGGTACCAAAACACCGGCGGCAACAACGTTGACCTCGACCAACAATACAGCATCAGAATTAGCACCTGCACCTGCATCTGCCTTAGCATCTACATCAAAATCCGCATCACTGTCGAAACCAACATCGGAATCAACATTGATATCTGTTCCTGTTGATAACACTAAAGATACATGTGATTGTTCTAAAAATCataagaaaagaagaaactcGTGTTCAATATCCCCGCCATCATCGGCATCATATTTTAACCAAACAATTGATTCATCATGTTTGGAACAACCCAACATCGAAACAAGCCCAGAAACCAAGgattcttttgatgattACTTCAATGCCAATTATTTAAAAATACCGCAAGTTAATggagattttgaatatattgCAACTCAGGCTCCATTACCTTCAACAATTGACGATTTTTGGAAAGTAATAAGTACAAATGGTGTGAAAGTTATCATATCTTTAAACTCAAATGACGAATTATTCATGAGAAAATGGGACATTTATTGGAATAATAATCGCTCTAATCAAAAATACAAGATTGATATGACagaaagttttgaaaatgtttgTGAAGTTGATGGCTGCATACTGAgaattttctctttttataAAAATTCCACTCTAAACAATGTCGAAACTGCGGAAGCTAACGATATCTCAAAAACTAGTGCTCCAAGTGGTGATTATAATCCCAGCTCTTCAAAACTGACTGTGTATCAATTGCAATATACGAAATGGTTAGATTCTTGTGGTATTGTTATGAAAGATATCTTGAATCTTTATacaatcaaaaatatacttTTGAACAATCCCAATGAGCTCATAAATGATTTAAGATCCAAAAAGACAAAAccgatatcaaaatatcataaaGATTTATGGTTGGATGATCACAAGGATATGAAACAACCGCCGTTGTTGGTACATTGTTCAGCCGGTTGTGGAAGGACAGGTGTTTTCATTACTCTAGATTTTCTACTGAATATTTTGACATATCCAAGCAATTGTAATAACAAAATTGACGTTTGGAAAATGACTCAGGATCTAATTTTTATTACTGTAAACGAATTACGCAAacaaagaatatcaatGGTCCAGAACTTAACACAATATATAACATGTTATGAGGCGATCCTCGAatatttctctttgaagaaaatcgAATTCGAAATGAACAAAACGGAAAATCGATGAACTATAAATGGGTCAAAGTAGTTATCAATACGGTCAGCAATGGTTAGGGTACTAATGAATAATGTACGCTTGAAGTAggcttttttttcaatatttcaTGTATAAATCGAGAGGAAATAACATATTTTCTCCAATTTCTCATATACACGATATTACTATTATCTCTTGTTGCCGGCTAAATTCTGTGTATTGGGGTATCTAATATCTAATTTCAGATTAATTAATATACAATTTAATTTTGCGGTGTTATGGTTAGAAAAAGTTGTAAATTTTCCATTATTTTTGGATCTACATTGTTTAGTAGATCATTATACTTAGAGCCCAAATGTTGTTCCAGAAAGCGCATGGTTTGCGCAATAAATTCTCTCAAACTTATATTATGAACCGGATCATTATTCTTTGAGAGTTCATATTCTCTAAGCTGTTCGGAGTTCAATGGATGATAGCTAATTGTTTGGGGTGTCACAACATCGTTCAGGTGATACTTTTCACAATCACCATTATTAGtttcattgatttcttcCAATATTTCGATCCACAATGATGCAATTAAAGGGAACTctgataaaattgatacCAAACCCGTTCTTAGTAAACTGGAAATGCCTAAAGCATGGACTTTCCGGAATTTGGGATCATACACGTCCTTATAAGAAACAAGCCAAATGGACAAAAATCTTTGAGCAATTTGATCAAAACTCATGTTTTGATGAACAACCCTTCTTTCATTGAGTGGTAAAGAACGGTTTGTAATATCGTTTGGGAGAGATTGATAGTACACTGCAAGCGAATCCATTAAAGCTTGTGGATTAACATACGATATTCTAGAAACATTTTGTAATATTTCACCGCATTGGTAGCTCGATAGAGACTCCTCTTTAAAAATGCTGTCAAACAGACAATGCAGAACGCCATTAttatgaaaatattgaagtAATGGTTCCTCATAATCGGATTCATTTGATAGTATCAAAATCTCCCAAATTTctaaaatcaaatgaaatgaatCATCTCTCAATTTTAGAAGATACTTTGATACTTGAGAAAAGATTTGCGAGAAAACCtcaaacgaaaaaaattctgcaGTATTCAATATTAACGAATAACTTTTAATGATTTCCAGTAAAGTAGGTAATATTTCTGTGTGAGTTTCTATTCCAAATTCTAAAAATGGTATCAGTTTATAGAATTCCTGATCGAATTTTGATTCACTGCTCGAATAGTTTTGTAAGAGAGATCCCCACAACTCGTATCCATCTTCATTCAATAATTGATAGTTAGAAGATGACGGATTACATGCGTCTGCAACCACTGCTAAAGAGATGGACCAGGTAAGATATGATTGAGGACCTAGAGAAGTCACAAGGTTCCTAAGTAACCTGAGTAATGCATTGGAAAGAATAGCCTCTGTAGGATTGGTGGTGGATATTTCCCACAAATTTGGTACAAGCTGAAGAATTTCTAGCAAGACATCTTTATCAATCAGCGGCTTGGTTTGAATGATAATGTCACTTAACGTATTCAAAATATACATTCTTGTTTCAGTCAAACACACGGATGGTAGCAGCTTCTTCGGTAAAATGTTGACTATCTTATTCAAAAAAGGTTCAAAAGTTCCCTTGTTAAAATTCCAATCATCAATCATGGTCCTTAAAGATTTCACGCATGTCAGTAGCACAACCTTGTCCTCTTCTTTGAGTAATAAATCagagaaaaattgataacaGAGTTGCTTGCTTTCTTCAGAGCATTTAATGCTACTCCATTCATTTATAATTAGGCAAACCCTCCTCTGAACAATCTTCATTTGATCTTTAGGTTTATCTTGTGCAGTTGCCTCTGGTAAAAAAACTTGTACTAATAATGTATCAAAATCTACCATGTCACTTACAGCCGCGGCACTAAGTTCAAAGCTTGAATAAATGGCGtccttcatcaaaaaatcttctaGCGAATTTGACAAATGCGCAGCCTCATTCTCAATTTTATTCAGCAGATATGGAACTAAGAATGTGGGAAAGGTGTTGatcaaatcttgaaaaaagttttcgGCACAAGGTCTTATTTGATATTCATAGCTCGTAGACATTTGTTCATTGATCCACTCCTCCGGGTCCATAAACCAATTTTCTAGTTCTGAAGGACGTAATTTCAAGTACCATTTCATCAAAGTGTCaactaaattttttatcaactgCTCGTTTAAAAATTCAGAGTTAATT containing:
- the PTP2 gene encoding tyrosine protein phosphatase PTP2 (similar to Saccharomyces cerevisiae PTP2 (YOR208W); ancestral locus Anc_8.623), yielding MMLNKEATDAGTGGGTPRGATDTSGLNLNIYSSTQVRRPMLFSMKTAPAFQMAGASGKETVDIKKCKDCDVPALQICERVDDLIVGACNSMIIIFDLTTTGSLVSSGAVTPNGSEAGSENSSSGGGNGSASGNASANGKGSGPCHNAKDIYRIHLSLPSTLVKRPKFHFEKILHTVIDDSKRLKLLNLIDNCNRFLFFDGTSTLSTCSLTTFWLIKKFNAFLHDKLGKSNIELFILEKMDTPFSSLQTTTTANADTTVKTMSAAATATAFSSIGQSSDFLSSDKKTFQGKMNLTVKVLPRSNEKMFIQSIKKDTVHYSPTSLRKFFKFKIPENLSQNDPILPNWLKQFADKDKNDVLLQKLLSNFEFLESLELERLERGLTVEQQRQQQHEQHEQQQQQQQQQQRALQKSKSYQKIYSLSNLQKEFRKQKKFNYNDKCKYSSSSCPTSPRHEVLDLKLSIPKDSKSTSISTNNLQVPPTFAVYPSTNDVNTNSPASSPHPDTDSDSLLTPMNNYEMSEGIKSFSKNRYSNILPYEHSRVKLQPSPLCGPPNINNISYSSSVSDNSSGKSINNGTKTPAATTLTSTNNTASELAPAPASALASTSKSASLSKPTSESTLISVPVDNTKDTCDCSKNHKKRRNSCSISPPSSASYFNQTIDSSCLEQPNIETSPETKDSFDDYFNANYLKIPQVNGDFEYIATQAPLPSTIDDFWKVISTNGVKVIISLNSNDELFMRKWDIYWNNNRSNQKYKIDMTESFENVCEVDGCILRIFSFYKNSTLNNVETAEANDISKTSAPSGDYNPSSSKLTVYQLQYTKWLDSCGIVMKDILNLYTIKNILLNNPNELINDLRSKKTKPISKYHKDLWLDDHKDMKQPPLLVHCSAGCGRTGVFITLDFLLNILTYPSNCNNKIDVWKMTQDLIFITVNELRKQRISMVQNLTQYITCYEAILEYFSLKKIEFEMNKTENR
- the KAP120 gene encoding karyopherin KAP120 (similar to Saccharomyces cerevisiae KAP120 (YPL125W); ancestral locus Anc_8.624), which gives rise to MADLASLSEKNLVETLEQASNPQHIGSQVQKAAEQQLKDWCVHSGFHYLLQSIYLDLSNSLQIRWLAVIQFKNGVEKFWRATRINAINKDEKASIRERLFNSITEQNNQLCIQNAQATAKISRLDFPADWPNLFEQLEQLLNNEVILSDTVKVYNILTHINQIIKVLGAARIGRCKPAMQSKVPLIFPLIVRIYIKSFEEWTTSPHAHAKDFTKFQVSYLALKVLRRITTEGYERPYADETVCEFMNVAVTHFQLLISNQQKFKEFDIYEKFIRCYGKLYYNLIIGAPANFILLPCSTQILITYTKLLFEKAADVYSENSDLNGDFWEQTAIRGFLILKRVINFLNKKGAITLKARSDKAAIDASIARINSEFLNEQLIKNLVDTLMKWYLKLRPSELENWFMDPEEWINEQMSTSYEYQIRPCAENFFQDLINTFPTFLVPYLLNKIENEAAHLSNSLEDFLMKDAIYSSFELSAAAVSDMVDFDTLLVQVFLPEATAQDKPKDQMKIVQRRVCLIINEWSSIKCSEESKQLCYQFFSDLLLKEEDKVVLLTCVKSLRTMIDDWNFNKGTFEPFLNKIVNILPKKLLPSVCLTETRMYILNTLSDIIIQTKPLIDKDVLLEILQLVPNLWEISTTNPTEAILSNALLRLLRNLVTSLGPQSYLTWSISLAVVADACNPSSSNYQLLNEDGYELWGSLLQNYSSSESKFDQEFYKLIPFLEFGIETHTEILPTLLEIIKSYSLILNTAEFFSFEVFSQIFSQVSKYLLKLRDDSFHLILEIWEILILSNESDYEEPLLQYFHNNGVLHCLFDSIFKEESLSSYQCGEILQNVSRISYVNPQALMDSLAVYYQSLPNDITNRSLPLNERRVVHQNMSFDQIAQRFLSIWLVSYKDVYDPKFRKVHALGISSLLRTGLVSILSEFPLIASLWIEILEEINETNNGDCEKYHLNDVVTPQTISYHPLNSEQLREYELSKNNDPVHNISLREFIAQTMRFLEQHLGSKYNDLLNNVDPKIMENLQLFLTITPQN